Proteins encoded by one window of Arabidopsis thaliana chromosome 2, partial sequence:
- the HHP3 gene encoding heptahelical protein 3 (heptahelical protein 3 (HHP3); FUNCTIONS IN: receptor activity; INVOLVED IN: response to oxidative stress, response to hormone stimulus, response to sucrose stimulus; LOCATED IN: integral to membrane; EXPRESSED IN: 23 plant structures; EXPRESSED DURING: 13 growth stages; CONTAINS InterPro DOMAIN/s: Hly-III related (InterPro:IPR004254); BEST Arabidopsis thaliana protein match is: heptahelical transmembrane protein2 (TAIR:AT4G30850.2); Has 1835 Blast hits to 1811 proteins in 386 species: Archae - 0; Bacteria - 338; Metazoa - 804; Fungi - 354; Plants - 193; Viruses - 0; Other Eukaryotes - 146 (source: NCBI BLink).) produces the protein MKRRRSAKKSPAMVTVTDWKGLDCGEETRIVRRLMKFEDLPEYLKDNEFIHNHYRCQWSLKDTFLSAFSWHNETLNIWTHLIGFGIFLWMTVVSCLETTEISLAGVFNGMAGVRICLSSNQTLLHDSNVTHHISCLTSQGEAIPKWPWLVYLVGAMGCLICSSVSHLLACHSKRFNVFFWRLDYAGISLMIVASFFAPIYYAFSCHPNFRLLYLSSISILGLLAIITLLSPALSTPRFRPFRANLFLAMGSSAVIPATHVLCLYWDHPNVFIALGYEIATALSYFVGATFYVSRVPERWKPGAFDMAGHSHQIFHVFVVMGALAHCVTTLLIIDFSRASPSCGF, from the exons ATGAAGAGACGAAGATCGGCGAAGAAATCTCCGGCGATGGTGACGGTTACCGATTGGAAAGGGTTAGATTGCGGCGAAGAGACGAGAATCGTAAGGAGATTGATGAAGTTCGAAGACTTGCCTGAGTATTTGAAGGACAACGAGTTTATACACAACCATTATCGATGTCAATGGTCTCTCAAAGATACTTTTCTCAGTGCTTTCTCTTGGCACAACGAGACTCTCAACATTTGGAC GCATTTAATTGGATTTGGTATATTTCTGTGGATGACGGTGGTGAGTTGCTTGGAGACGACGGAGATTAGTCTCGCCGGCGTTTTTAACGGCATGGCCGG AGTGAGGATTTGCCTCTCAAGCAATCAGACTCTGCTTCAT GATTCGAACGTGACACATCACATCTCATGTCTTACCTCACAAGGAGAAGCTATTCCAAAATGGCCGTGGCTCGTGTACTTAGTCGGAGCAATGGGTTGTTTAATCTGCAGCTCTGTTTCACACCTCCTTGCTTGTCACTCAAAACGTTTCAACGTCTTCTTCTGGCGTTTGGACTACGCAGGAATATCACTTATGATCGTCGCTTCTTTCTTTGCACCAATCTACTACGCATTCTCCTGCCACCCTAACTTCCGTTTACTCTACTTATCCTCGATCTCGATCCTCGGTCTCCTCGCTATCATCACTCTCCTCTCTCCCGCTCTCTCTACGCCGCGTTTTAGACCTTTCAGAGCTAATCTTTTCCTTGCAATGGGATCATCTGCTGTGATACCTGCTACACATGTGCTTTGCCTTTACTGGGATCACCCTAATGTCTTCATCGCCCTCGGTTACGAGATTGCCACGGCTTTGTCGTATTTTGTGGGAGCAACGTTTTATGTCAGCCGTGTGCCTGAGAGATGGAAGCCTGGAGCGTTTGATATGGCGGGACATAGCCATCAGATTTTCCATGTGTTTGTAGTTATGGGTGCTCTTGCTCATTGTGTTACCACTCTTCTCATCATTGATTTTTCACGGGCTTCCCCTTCTTGTGGGTTTTAG
- a CDS encoding Leucine-rich receptor-like protein kinase family protein — translation MDYCSLLVVSFLITVMTVLASKENDHELIKSDQISLLSFKSSIVSDPQNSLSSWISSSSSSSSMLVDVCNWSGVKCNKESTQVIELDISGRDLGGEISPSIANLTGLTVLDLSRNFFVGKIPPEIGSLHETLKQLSLSENLLHGNIPQELGLLNRLVYLDLGSNRLNGSIPVQLFCNGSSSSLQYIDLSNNSLTGEIPLNYHCHLKELRFLLLWSNKLTGTVPSSLSNSTNLKWMDLESNMLSGELPSQVISKMPQLQFLYLSYNHFVSHNNNTNLEPFFASLANSSDLQELELAGNSLGGEITSSVRHLSVNLVQIHLDQNRIHGSIPPEISNLLNLTLLNLSSNLLSGPIPRELCKLSKLERVYLSNNHLTGEIPMELGDIPRLGLLDVSRNNLSGSIPDSFGNLSQLRRLLLYGNHLSGTVPQSLGKCINLEILDLSHNNLTGTIPVEVVSNLRNLKLYLNLSSNHLSGPIPLELSKMDMVLSVDLSSNELSGKIPPQLGSCIALEHLNLSRNGFSSTLPSSLGQLPYLKELDVSFNRLTGAIPPSFQQSSTLKHLNFSFNLLSGNVSDKGSFSKLTIESFLGDSLLCGSIKGMQACKKKHKYPSVLLPVLLSLIATPVLCVFGYPLVQRSRFGKNLTVYAKEEVEDEEKQNQNDPKYPRISYQQLIAATGGFNASSLIGSGRFGHVYKGVLRNNTKVAVKVLDPKTALEFSGSFKRECQILKRTRHRNLIRIITTCSKPGFNALVLPLMPNGSLERHLYPGEYSSKNLDLIQLVNICSDVAEGIAYLHHYSPVKVVHCDLKPSNILLDDEMTALVTDFGISRLVQGVEETVSTDDSVSFGSTDGLLCGSVGYIAPEYGMGKRASTHGDVYSFGVLLLEIVSGRRPTDVLVNEGSSLHEFMKSHYPDSLEGIIEQALSRWKPQGKPEKCEKLWREVILEMIELGLVCTQYNPSTRPDMLDVAHEMGRLKEYLFACPSLLHFSSQETQGEASS, via the exons atggattattGTTCTTTGTTGGTTGTCTCGTTCTTGATCACTGTTATGACCGTTCTTGCTTCTAAAGAGAACGATCATGAGCTAATAAAAAGTGATCAaatctctttgctttctttcaaATCATCCATTGTTTCAGATCCTCAAAACTCTCTAAGCAGttggatttcttcttcttcttcttcgtcttctatGCTCGTTGATGTTTGTAATTGGTCTGGTGTGAAGTGTAACAAAGAGAGCACTCAAGTAATCGAGCTTGATATCAGTGGTAGAGATCTCGGCGGCGAAATCTCACCGTCGATCGCTAATCTAACCGGTTTAACGGTTCTTGATCTTTCGAGAAACTTCTTCGTTGGAAAAATCCCACCTGAGATAGGTTCATTGCATGAAACATTGAAGCAGCTAAGTCTCTCTGAGAATCTTTTACATGGAAACATTCCACAAGAGCTTGGTTTGCTTAACCGTCTTGTTTATCTCGATCTTGGAAGCAACCGGTTAAACGGTTCAATCCCGGTTCAGCTCTTTTGCAACggctcttcttcatctctacAATACATAGACCTTTCCAACAACTCTTTAACCGGAGAGATCCCTTTAAATTACCATTGTCACCTCAAAGAACttcggtttcttcttctctggtcCAACAAGCTCACCGGTACTGTCCCGTCTTCTCTCTCAAACTCTACGAATCTCAAGTGGATGgatttggagtcaaatatgttAAGTGGAGAGTTACCTTCTCAAGTCATAAGCAAGATGCCACAACTTCAGTTTCTTTACCTTTCTTATAACCATTTCGTTAGCCACAACAATAACACAAACCTCGAACCTTTTTTCGCCTCTCTCGCCAATTCCTCTGACCTACAAGAGCTTGAGTTAGCCGGAAACAGCCTCGGAGGAGAGATTACTTCTTCCGTAAGGCACCTCTCTGTAAATCTTGTGCAGATTCATCTTGATCAAAACCGTATCCATGGCTCTATACCTCCAGAGATATCAAACCTTTTGAACCTAACTCTTCTAAACTTGTCGAGTAACCTCTTGTCCGGTCCTATCCCGCGTGAGCTCTGTAAGCTAAGCAAGCTCGAAAGGGTTTATCTCTCGAATAATCACCTAACCGGCGAAATCCCTATGGAACTCGGGGATATTCCTCGCCTTGGTCTTCTTGATGTTTCTAGAAACAATCTTTCTGGTTCAATCCCTGATAGTTTCGGAAACCTTTCTCAGCTGAGAAGACTTCTTCTGTACGGAAACCATCTCTCTGGTACTGTCCCTCAAAGCCTCGGCAAATGTATCAATCTTGAGATTCTTGATCTCTCTCACAACAACCTCACAGGGACCATACCTGTTGAAGTTGTCTCCAATCTCAGAAACCTGAAGCTGTATCTCAACCTCTCTAGCAACCACTTAAGCGGTCCAATACCTTTGGAGCTAAGCAAAATGGATATGGTTCTCTCCGTTGATCTGTCTTCCAACGAACTCTCAGGGAAGATTCCGCCTCAGCTCGGAAGCTGCATTGCATTAGAGCATCTGAATCTTTCAAGAAACGGTTTCTCCAGTACGCTTCCTTCATCATTAGGCCAACTTCCATATCTGAAAGAGCTAGATGTGTCTTTTAACAGATTAACCGGAGCTATACCGCCTTCTTTTCAACAGTCTTCGACTCTCAAGCACTTGAATTTCTCCTTCAACTTGCTCTCTGGTAATGTATCTGACAAAGGATCATTCTCTAAGCTGACTATTGAGTCTTTTCTTGGAGATTCTCTCTTGTGTGGCTCTATAAAAGGCATGCAAGCCtgcaagaagaaacacaagTACCCTTCTGTTCTTCTACCGGTTCTGTTATCGTTGATCGCAACTCCTGTTCTGTGTGTGTTCGGGTACCCTTTGGTCCAAAGATCAAGATTTGGAAAGAATCTAACAGTGTATGCCAAAGAAGAGGTGGAAGACgaggaaaaacagaaccaaaatgACCCGAAGTACCCGAGAATATCGTATCAGCAGCTCATAGCAGCTACTGGAGGTTTCAATGCTTCTAGCTTGATTGGTTCAGGGAGATTTGGTCATGTTTATAAGGGAGTTCTCAGAAACAACACGAAGGTCGCGGTAAAAGTACTTGATCCAAAGACCGCACTGGAGTTCTCGGGGAGTTTCAAAAGAGAATGTCAGATCTTGAAGAGAACAAGACACAGGAACTTGATCAGGATCATCACTACGTGCAGCAAACCTGGTTTCAACGCTCTTGTTCTGCCACTGATGCCAAATGGAAGCTTGGAGAGGCACTTATACCCGGGAGAGTACTCGAGCAAGAACTTAGATTTGATTCAGTTGGTGAATATATGCAGCGATGTTGCTGAAGGAATAGCTTACTTGCATCACTATTCACCTGTAAAAGTTGTTCACTGTGATCTCAAACCGAGCAATATCCTTCTTGATGATGAAATGACCGCTCTGGTTACGGATTTTGGGATTTCAAGATTGGTTCAAGGTGTTGAAGAAACAGTTTCTACAGATGATTCAGTGTCATTTGGCTCAACAGATGGATTGTTATGTGGATCAGTCGGTTACATTGCACCAG AATACGGGATGGGGAAACGCGCATCGACACATGGAGATGTGTACAGTTTTGGTGTTCTCCTGCTAGAGATTGTAAGCGGAAGGAGACCAACAGATGTTCTTGTCAATGAAGGTTCAAGCTTACATGAGTTTATGAAGTCGCATTACCCCGATTCTCTAGAGGGAATCATCGAACAAGCGTTGAGTAGATGGAAACCGCAAGGGAAACCAGAAAAATGTGAGAAGCTATGGAGAGAAGTCATATTGGAAATGATTGAGTTAGGATTGGTATGTACTCAATACAATCCTTCAACTAGGCCTGACATGCTTGATGTCGCACACGAAATGGGACGGCTTAAAGAATATTTATTTGCTTGTCCTTCTCTATTGCATTTTTCATCTCAAGAAACACAAGGAGAAGCTAGTTCATAA
- the HHP3 gene encoding heptahelical protein 3, with the protein MTVVSCLETTEISLAGVFNGMAGVRICLSSNQTLLHDSNVTHHISCLTSQGEAIPKWPWLVYLVGAMGCLICSSVSHLLACHSKRFNVFFWRLDYAGISLMIVASFFAPIYYAFSCHPNFRLLYLSSISILGLLAIITLLSPALSTPRFRPFRANLFLAMGSSAVIPATHVLCLYWDHPNVFIALGYEIATALSYFVGATFYVSRVPERWKPGAFDMAGHSHQIFHVFVVMGALAHCVTTLLIIDFSRASPSCGF; encoded by the exons ATGACGGTGGTGAGTTGCTTGGAGACGACGGAGATTAGTCTCGCCGGCGTTTTTAACGGCATGGCCGG AGTGAGGATTTGCCTCTCAAGCAATCAGACTCTGCTTCAT GATTCGAACGTGACACATCACATCTCATGTCTTACCTCACAAGGAGAAGCTATTCCAAAATGGCCGTGGCTCGTGTACTTAGTCGGAGCAATGGGTTGTTTAATCTGCAGCTCTGTTTCACACCTCCTTGCTTGTCACTCAAAACGTTTCAACGTCTTCTTCTGGCGTTTGGACTACGCAGGAATATCACTTATGATCGTCGCTTCTTTCTTTGCACCAATCTACTACGCATTCTCCTGCCACCCTAACTTCCGTTTACTCTACTTATCCTCGATCTCGATCCTCGGTCTCCTCGCTATCATCACTCTCCTCTCTCCCGCTCTCTCTACGCCGCGTTTTAGACCTTTCAGAGCTAATCTTTTCCTTGCAATGGGATCATCTGCTGTGATACCTGCTACACATGTGCTTTGCCTTTACTGGGATCACCCTAATGTCTTCATCGCCCTCGGTTACGAGATTGCCACGGCTTTGTCGTATTTTGTGGGAGCAACGTTTTATGTCAGCCGTGTGCCTGAGAGATGGAAGCCTGGAGCGTTTGATATGGCGGGACATAGCCATCAGATTTTCCATGTGTTTGTAGTTATGGGTGCTCTTGCTCATTGTGTTACCACTCTTCTCATCATTGATTTTTCACGGGCTTCCCCTTCTTGTGGGTTTTAG
- a CDS encoding myosin-J heavy chain-like protein (Protein of unknown function, DUF593) (Protein of unknown function, DUF593; CONTAINS InterPro DOMAIN/s: Protein of unknown function DUF593 (InterPro:IPR007656); BEST Arabidopsis thaliana protein match is: Protein of unknown function, DUF593 (TAIR:AT4G30830.1); Has 1121 Blast hits to 1059 proteins in 203 species: Archae - 5; Bacteria - 110; Metazoa - 379; Fungi - 69; Plants - 280; Viruses - 2; Other Eukaryotes - 276 (source: NCBI BLink).): MSVILRLQGEKALLAMEASQYKRMVEERMSHVELSMELLEDLNYQKEVEIKNLECDLHAYRCKLMSLGWSGLDDEDCIRFCDRSQTPSPEPNETVLVEKGVIEQSLDSRRDHEKNLDLNWEKIKKVDEQLKELTDFRDSVRDQYKILKQETTSVSETKNGEKGMCKPDLLVKKMSKKSLKQKRDKSIKRDQALGSCSANDAEYQAELQRLRERVERLEQERCNKEPAQTSGVSQENMNLQRKSEEELSSMQSAMFSYDSAIVSVQEAMLYFWL, translated from the exons ATGTCTGTGATACTTAGGCTACAAGGCGAGAAAGCGTTGCTTGCTATGGAAGCTAGCCAGTACAAGAGAATGGTTGAGGAGAGAATGTCTCATGTTGAGTTGTCAATGGAGCTTTTGGAGGATTTGAATTACCAGAAAGAAGTTGAAATCAAGAATCTTGAGTGTGACTTACATGCTTATAGATGTAAGCTTATGAGTTTGGGATGGAGTGGACTTGATGATGAGGATTGTATTAGATTTTGCGATAGATCTCAAACACCGTCTCCAGAACCGAATGAGACGGTTCTTGTGGAGAAGGGTGTTATAGAGCAGAGCTTGGATTCAAGAAGAGATCATGAGAAGAATTTAGATTTGAATTGGGAAAAGATCAAGAAGGTGGATGAGCAGTTGAAAGAGCTTACAGATTTTCGAGATTCTGTAAGAGATCAATACAAGATTTTGAAGCAGGAGACAACTTCTGTTTCTGAAACTAAGAATGGGGAAAAAGGTATGTGTAAACCTGATTTGTTGGTGAAAAAGATGTCCAAGAAATCATTGAAAcagaaaagagataaaagtATCAAGAGAGATCAAGCACTAGGAAGTTGTTCTGCAAATGATGCAGAGTATCAAGCCGAGTTACAGCGGTTGAGAGAGCGAGTAGAGCGACTAGAGCAGGAGAGATGCAACAAAGAGCCAGCTCAAACTAGTGGAGTAAGTCAAGAAAATATGAATCTGCAGagaaaatcagaagaagagttAAGTTCTATGCAATCTGCAATGTTTAGTTATGACTCAGCTATTGTTTCTGTTCAAGAG GCAATGCTTTACTTCTGGCTATGA
- a CDS encoding Leucine-rich receptor-like protein kinase family protein (Leucine-rich receptor-like protein kinase family protein; FUNCTIONS IN: protein serine/threonine kinase activity, protein kinase activity, ATP binding; INVOLVED IN: transmembrane receptor protein tyrosine kinase signaling pathway, protein amino acid phosphorylation; LOCATED IN: endomembrane system; EXPRESSED IN: 15 plant structures; EXPRESSED DURING: 7 growth stages; CONTAINS InterPro DOMAIN/s: Protein kinase, ATP binding site (InterPro:IPR017441), Protein kinase, catalytic domain (InterPro:IPR000719), Leucine-rich repeat-containing N-terminal domain, type 2 (InterPro:IPR013210), Leucine-rich repeat (InterPro:IPR001611), Serine/threonine-protein kinase-like domain (InterPro:IPR017442), Protein kinase-like domain (InterPro:IPR011009), Serine/threonine-protein kinase, active site (InterPro:IPR008271); BEST Arabidopsis thaliana protein match is: Leucine-rich repeat protein kinase family protein (TAIR:AT3G47570.1); Has 211952 Blast hits to 136025 proteins in 5092 species: Archae - 179; Bacteria - 23123; Metazoa - 70875; Fungi - 10647; Plants - 82602; Viruses - 325; Other Eukaryotes - 24201 (source: NCBI BLink).), translating to MDYCSLLVVSFLITVMTVLASKENDHELIKNPQNSLSSWISSSSSSSSMLVDVCNWSGVKCNKESTQVIELDISGRDLGGEISPSIANLTGLTVLDLSRNFFVGKIPPEIGSLHETLKQLSLSENLLHGNIPQELGLLNRLVYLDLGSNRLNGSIPVQLFCNGSSSSLQYIDLSNNSLTGEIPLNYHCHLKELRFLLLWSNKLTGTVPSSLSNSTNLKWMDLESNMLSGELPSQVISKMPQLQFLYLSYNHFVSHNNNTNLEPFFASLANSSDLQELELAGNSLGGEITSSVRHLSVNLVQIHLDQNRIHGSIPPEISNLLNLTLLNLSSNLLSGPIPRELCKLSKLERVYLSNNHLTGEIPMELGDIPRLGLLDVSRNNLSGSIPDSFGNLSQLRRLLLYGNHLSGTVPQSLGKCINLEILDLSHNNLTGTIPVEVVSNLRNLKLYLNLSSNHLSGPIPLELSKMDMVLSVDLSSNELSGKIPPQLGSCIALEHLNLSRNGFSSTLPSSLGQLPYLKELDVSFNRLTGAIPPSFQQSSTLKHLNFSFNLLSGNVSDKGSFSKLTIESFLGDSLLCGSIKGMQACKKKHKYPSVLLPVLLSLIATPVLCVFGYPLVQRSRFGKNLTVYAKEEVEDEEKQNQNDPKYPRISYQQLIAATGGFNASSLIGSGRFGHVYKGVLRNNTKVAVKVLDPKTALEFSGSFKRECQILKRTRHRNLIRIITTCSKPGFNALVLPLMPNGSLERHLYPGEYSSKNLDLIQLVNICSDVAEGIAYLHHYSPVKVVHCDLKPSNILLDDEMTALVTDFGISRLVQGVEETVSTDDSVSFGSTDGLLCGSVGYIAPEYGMGKRASTHGDVYSFGVLLLEIVSGRRPTDVLVNEGSSLHEFMKSHYPDSLEGIIEQALSRWKPQGKPEKCEKLWREVILEMIELGLVCTQYNPSTRPDMLDVAHEMGRLKEYLFACPSLLHFSSQETQGEASS from the exons atggattattGTTCTTTGTTGGTTGTCTCGTTCTTGATCACTGTTATGACCGTTCTTGCTTCTAAAGAGAACGATCATGAGCTAATAAAAA ATCCTCAAAACTCTCTAAGCAGttggatttcttcttcttcttcttcgtcttctatGCTCGTTGATGTTTGTAATTGGTCTGGTGTGAAGTGTAACAAAGAGAGCACTCAAGTAATCGAGCTTGATATCAGTGGTAGAGATCTCGGCGGCGAAATCTCACCGTCGATCGCTAATCTAACCGGTTTAACGGTTCTTGATCTTTCGAGAAACTTCTTCGTTGGAAAAATCCCACCTGAGATAGGTTCATTGCATGAAACATTGAAGCAGCTAAGTCTCTCTGAGAATCTTTTACATGGAAACATTCCACAAGAGCTTGGTTTGCTTAACCGTCTTGTTTATCTCGATCTTGGAAGCAACCGGTTAAACGGTTCAATCCCGGTTCAGCTCTTTTGCAACggctcttcttcatctctacAATACATAGACCTTTCCAACAACTCTTTAACCGGAGAGATCCCTTTAAATTACCATTGTCACCTCAAAGAACttcggtttcttcttctctggtcCAACAAGCTCACCGGTACTGTCCCGTCTTCTCTCTCAAACTCTACGAATCTCAAGTGGATGgatttggagtcaaatatgttAAGTGGAGAGTTACCTTCTCAAGTCATAAGCAAGATGCCACAACTTCAGTTTCTTTACCTTTCTTATAACCATTTCGTTAGCCACAACAATAACACAAACCTCGAACCTTTTTTCGCCTCTCTCGCCAATTCCTCTGACCTACAAGAGCTTGAGTTAGCCGGAAACAGCCTCGGAGGAGAGATTACTTCTTCCGTAAGGCACCTCTCTGTAAATCTTGTGCAGATTCATCTTGATCAAAACCGTATCCATGGCTCTATACCTCCAGAGATATCAAACCTTTTGAACCTAACTCTTCTAAACTTGTCGAGTAACCTCTTGTCCGGTCCTATCCCGCGTGAGCTCTGTAAGCTAAGCAAGCTCGAAAGGGTTTATCTCTCGAATAATCACCTAACCGGCGAAATCCCTATGGAACTCGGGGATATTCCTCGCCTTGGTCTTCTTGATGTTTCTAGAAACAATCTTTCTGGTTCAATCCCTGATAGTTTCGGAAACCTTTCTCAGCTGAGAAGACTTCTTCTGTACGGAAACCATCTCTCTGGTACTGTCCCTCAAAGCCTCGGCAAATGTATCAATCTTGAGATTCTTGATCTCTCTCACAACAACCTCACAGGGACCATACCTGTTGAAGTTGTCTCCAATCTCAGAAACCTGAAGCTGTATCTCAACCTCTCTAGCAACCACTTAAGCGGTCCAATACCTTTGGAGCTAAGCAAAATGGATATGGTTCTCTCCGTTGATCTGTCTTCCAACGAACTCTCAGGGAAGATTCCGCCTCAGCTCGGAAGCTGCATTGCATTAGAGCATCTGAATCTTTCAAGAAACGGTTTCTCCAGTACGCTTCCTTCATCATTAGGCCAACTTCCATATCTGAAAGAGCTAGATGTGTCTTTTAACAGATTAACCGGAGCTATACCGCCTTCTTTTCAACAGTCTTCGACTCTCAAGCACTTGAATTTCTCCTTCAACTTGCTCTCTGGTAATGTATCTGACAAAGGATCATTCTCTAAGCTGACTATTGAGTCTTTTCTTGGAGATTCTCTCTTGTGTGGCTCTATAAAAGGCATGCAAGCCtgcaagaagaaacacaagTACCCTTCTGTTCTTCTACCGGTTCTGTTATCGTTGATCGCAACTCCTGTTCTGTGTGTGTTCGGGTACCCTTTGGTCCAAAGATCAAGATTTGGAAAGAATCTAACAGTGTATGCCAAAGAAGAGGTGGAAGACgaggaaaaacagaaccaaaatgACCCGAAGTACCCGAGAATATCGTATCAGCAGCTCATAGCAGCTACTGGAGGTTTCAATGCTTCTAGCTTGATTGGTTCAGGGAGATTTGGTCATGTTTATAAGGGAGTTCTCAGAAACAACACGAAGGTCGCGGTAAAAGTACTTGATCCAAAGACCGCACTGGAGTTCTCGGGGAGTTTCAAAAGAGAATGTCAGATCTTGAAGAGAACAAGACACAGGAACTTGATCAGGATCATCACTACGTGCAGCAAACCTGGTTTCAACGCTCTTGTTCTGCCACTGATGCCAAATGGAAGCTTGGAGAGGCACTTATACCCGGGAGAGTACTCGAGCAAGAACTTAGATTTGATTCAGTTGGTGAATATATGCAGCGATGTTGCTGAAGGAATAGCTTACTTGCATCACTATTCACCTGTAAAAGTTGTTCACTGTGATCTCAAACCGAGCAATATCCTTCTTGATGATGAAATGACCGCTCTGGTTACGGATTTTGGGATTTCAAGATTGGTTCAAGGTGTTGAAGAAACAGTTTCTACAGATGATTCAGTGTCATTTGGCTCAACAGATGGATTGTTATGTGGATCAGTCGGTTACATTGCACCAG AATACGGGATGGGGAAACGCGCATCGACACATGGAGATGTGTACAGTTTTGGTGTTCTCCTGCTAGAGATTGTAAGCGGAAGGAGACCAACAGATGTTCTTGTCAATGAAGGTTCAAGCTTACATGAGTTTATGAAGTCGCATTACCCCGATTCTCTAGAGGGAATCATCGAACAAGCGTTGAGTAGATGGAAACCGCAAGGGAAACCAGAAAAATGTGAGAAGCTATGGAGAGAAGTCATATTGGAAATGATTGAGTTAGGATTGGTATGTACTCAATACAATCCTTCAACTAGGCCTGACATGCTTGATGTCGCACACGAAATGGGACGGCTTAAAGAATATTTATTTGCTTGTCCTTCTCTATTGCATTTTTCATCTCAAGAAACACAAGGAGAAGCTAGTTCATAA